The Janthinobacterium tructae genome contains the following window.
CGCTTCGTGCGCGCCAGTCCCCGTCCCGTATTCCTCGCCGGCGGCCTCGATGCCAACAACGTGATGGAGGCGCTGCGCCAGGTGCGGCCCTACGGCATCGACCTGTGCTCGCGCGTGCGCACCGATGGCAAGCTCGATGTCATGAAGCTGGCCCTGCTGATGGCGGCCGTGCGCGACGTGGATGCGGCGCTGTATGCGGAAGGTTAATCCGTCGTTGCCAATGCGTTCATCTCGCGCACAAACGCTTCCGTAAACGCGGCCACCATGCCGCTGGCCGCGCGCGGCGAGATCAGGCCGACGACGGAATGCGACTCCTCGTCGGGCAGCGCAATGAAACGCACGCCGGGCGGCGCCACCAGGCGCATGCTGTCGGGGACGATGGCGATGCCCATGTTGGCCTCGATCAGGTTCAGCTGCGAGGTCTTGCGCGACAGGGCGCGCGCCGCCTTCGGAAAGAAACCCTGCGCCAGGCACAGGCCCGCCACCAGGTAGCTGAGGCCGCCGCGGTCCTTGTGCGGGATCGAGACGAACGCCTCGTCGCGCAGGGCGGCGATCGTCGTGCGCTGCAGCGCGGCCAGCGGCGAGGCCGACGACACGGCCACTACCAGCTTTTCCGTAAACAGTTCGCGCACGACGATATTGGCATGCTTGCGCAGGGTGGGCAGGCGCACCAGGCCCAGGTCGGCGCGGCCTTCCTCGATGTCAGCCGCCTGATTTTCCGACGAGCCTTTCGACACGTCGAGCGTAACACCGGGAAACTGCGCCAGCAGGCGGTTCAGCACGGCGCCGATGGCGGGCGTGAGGGTGACGGAGCTCGAATGCAGCAGGCGGATGATGCCTTGCGCTCCTTGTCCCACGTGGCGCGTCTGGCGCACGGTTTCATCGATGTCTTCGAGGATGCGCTTGGCCCGTTCATAAAATATCTGTCCCGCGGGCGTCAGTTCGATATGGCGCGCGTCGCGCGTCAGCAGCAAGGCTTGTACTTCGGTTTCCAGCTCCTTGATCTGCCGGCTCAGGGCTGACTGCGCGATATACAGCTTTTCCGCCGCGCGCGAGTAGCTGCCCGCATCGACGACTTCGACAAAATAGCGGAACTGTCTGATGGAAATCAATCGTATGCCTTTTCGAGATCGCTGACTGCCTGATTTGATATTGGCCTTGCCCCGGCGTTCAGGCTACAGTGGATTGCTCTGCTGTCACTGCAAAGGAAAGACCATGCTGGAATTGATCGGGGTGCTGGGACTGCTCGTCAGTATTATCGCAAAACTGATTTTCGTCCAGATCGGCGCGGCGGGAAATGGCAAGGAAGATTAATAGGCGAGGCTTGCCACGTAGGGGGCTGGCAAGGGTAAAGCCTGCCAGCGGCAGGCTGGCGCGGCCCCGTTCCATTCGGCCAGTTGCAGGCCGCAGTACTTGAGCGCCGCCTCGCGCGCCGTCCACGCCTGCGCCAGCCGCCGCGGGCGCTGTGCATCGGGGCAGGCGGCCAGTTCCTCGGCCACCTGCGGCCCCAGGTAATCGCGCGCCAGATTCGCCCAGTCGGGAACGTCCTGCACGCGCATCACGTCGATGCCGACGGCGCCGTGCAGGTGGATGGCAGCCAGCGACATGCCTTCGTCATGGGTCAATGACAAACCTGCCACGCGACCGGCCAGCAGCAAACGGGGAGGAGCACCCGGCGTCGACTCCACCGAAATCGATTCGATATCCACCTTCAGCCACTGCGCCGCCGCTGTCCGCAAGGCGGCGCGGATGCGCTGGCGGGCCTCCAAGCGCGGCAGGACGGCGGCGACGCCGATCACCAGCATGCCTTCGCCCGACCACAGCACGGTGGCATCCATCAGCTGCGATCAGCTACGCAAAGGTGCCGCCGGGCAGCCGGCCCAGTTGCTGCCGGCGGGGATATGCTCACCTTTCATCACCAGGGTCAACGGTCCCAGGCGCGCATTGTCGCCTACCTTGGCGCTGTACAGCACGGAGCTGCGCGGGCCCATGTAGACGCGCCGGCCGATGTCCACGTGGTCGATCTTCATCACGCGGTCTTCGAACAGATGCGTCTGCGGGCAGGTCAGCGCATTCAATTCGCTGTAGTCGCCGATATGCACGCAGTCGAATTCCGTAATGTCCGTCGTGT
Protein-coding sequences here:
- a CDS encoding LysR family transcriptional regulator, coding for MISIRQFRYFVEVVDAGSYSRAAEKLYIAQSALSRQIKELETEVQALLLTRDARHIELTPAGQIFYERAKRILEDIDETVRQTRHVGQGAQGIIRLLHSSSVTLTPAIGAVLNRLLAQFPGVTLDVSKGSSENQAADIEEGRADLGLVRLPTLRKHANIVVRELFTEKLVVAVSSASPLAALQRTTIAALRDEAFVSIPHKDRGGLSYLVAGLCLAQGFFPKAARALSRKTSQLNLIEANMGIAIVPDSMRLVAPPGVRFIALPDEESHSVVGLISPRAASGMVAAFTEAFVREMNALATTD
- a CDS encoding 4'-phosphopantetheinyl transferase family protein; the protein is MDATVLWSGEGMLVIGVAAVLPRLEARQRIRAALRTAAAQWLKVDIESISVESTPGAPPRLLLAGRVAGLSLTHDEGMSLAAIHLHGAVGIDVMRVQDVPDWANLARDYLGPQVAEELAACPDAQRPRRLAQAWTAREAALKYCGLQLAEWNGAAPACRWQALPLPAPYVASLAY